In Bacillus cytotoxicus NVH 391-98, the following are encoded in one genomic region:
- a CDS encoding alpha/beta fold hydrolase → MYVKKECFSLKQFTFANKKKIPIQMGYETYGKLNKEKSNAILVCHYFSATSHAAGKYTENDLLPGWWDGLIGPGKAIDTDQYFVICTDNLCNVQVKNPYVITTGPKSMNPETGLEYGMDFPVFTFLDVARIQYELIKEIGINRLHAVIGPSAGGMIAQQWAVHYPHMVERMIGVITNPQNPVVTSVNVLRNAIDAIQLDPKWQDGTYGEEQPIKGLHVASKMMFINAFDAKYYEKEFPRNSTETKPYENFGSPTSFEKEIDCLTLQNIQFVDANSWMYTAKATLLHDIAYGFSSMDEALSQIEANVLMIPCKQDVLQPAHYNYKMVDSLKKQGKFAEVYEIESTNGHMAGVMDIHLFEKKLYEFLNRKISSFV, encoded by the coding sequence GTGTATGTGAAAAAAGAGTGTTTTTCTTTGAAACAATTTACATTTGCAAATAAAAAGAAAATTCCTATTCAGATGGGATATGAAACATATGGGAAGTTAAATAAGGAAAAATCCAATGCGATTTTAGTTTGTCATTATTTTAGTGCAACGAGTCATGCGGCAGGAAAGTATACGGAGAATGATTTACTGCCTGGATGGTGGGATGGGTTGATTGGACCAGGAAAAGCAATTGATACGGACCAATACTTTGTTATATGTACGGATAATCTTTGTAATGTTCAAGTGAAAAATCCGTATGTTATAACGACAGGGCCAAAGTCAATGAATCCAGAAACCGGTTTGGAATATGGGATGGATTTTCCAGTATTCACTTTTTTAGATGTTGCTCGCATCCAATATGAATTAATAAAAGAAATAGGGATTAACAGGTTACACGCTGTAATTGGGCCATCGGCAGGTGGGATGATTGCGCAGCAATGGGCGGTTCATTATCCACATATGGTCGAACGAATGATAGGTGTAATTACGAATCCGCAAAATCCAGTTGTAACATCTGTGAATGTTTTGCGGAATGCAATTGATGCCATTCAGTTGGATCCGAAATGGCAGGATGGGACTTATGGGGAAGAGCAACCAATTAAGGGATTACATGTAGCAAGTAAAATGATGTTTATCAATGCATTTGATGCGAAGTATTATGAAAAGGAATTTCCGCGTAATAGTACCGAAACAAAACCGTATGAAAACTTTGGTTCACCGACATCATTTGAGAAAGAGATTGATTGCTTAACGCTTCAAAATATTCAATTTGTAGACGCAAATTCATGGATGTATACTGCAAAGGCAACGTTATTACATGATATTGCGTATGGCTTCTCCTCTATGGATGAGGCACTTTCACAAATTGAGGCAAATGTGCTGATGATTCCATGTAAGCAAGACGTATTACAACCAGCACATTATAATTATAAAATGGTTGATAGCCTGAAAAAACAAGGGAAATTTGCAGAAGTATATGAGATTGAAAGCACGAATGGACATATGGCTGGAGTGATGGATATCCATCTATTTGAGAAGAAATTGTATGAGTTTTTGAATCGTAAAATATCTAGTTTTGTATAA
- the narJ gene encoding nitrate reductase molybdenum cofactor assembly chaperone, translating to MKQSLQTAFSCTSFLLSYPEAGWREALPELQETIRTITNEEIRTLLTRFIKQVQNKTDAQLIDSYVYTFDFGKKTNLYLTYMNTGEQRERGIELLELKQHYQKAGFMVTDKELPDYLPLLLEFLANAPEEDCDPLISKYMKNIQALHEQLKKANCLHEPIIASVLLAIDAWGVQTNEKGVL from the coding sequence ATGAAACAAAGTTTACAAACCGCTTTTTCTTGTACTTCCTTCCTTCTCTCCTATCCTGAAGCAGGATGGAGAGAAGCTTTACCCGAACTACAAGAAACAATCCGTACGATTACAAATGAAGAAATTCGCACATTGCTTACAAGATTCATAAAACAAGTACAGAACAAAACAGATGCGCAACTAATCGACTCGTATGTGTATACATTCGACTTCGGAAAAAAGACAAATTTATACTTAACTTATATGAATACAGGTGAACAAAGAGAACGCGGAATTGAATTACTAGAATTAAAACAACATTATCAAAAAGCTGGCTTTATGGTAACAGATAAGGAGCTTCCTGATTACTTACCACTTCTTCTTGAATTTCTAGCAAACGCACCGGAAGAAGATTGTGATCCACTTATAAGTAAGTACATGAAAAATATACAAGCTTTGCATGAGCAATTAAAAAAAGCAAATTGTCTACATGAACCAATCATCGCTTCCGTTCTGCTTGCTATTGATGCATGGGGTGTACAAACAAATGAGAAAGGAGTTCTCTAA
- a CDS encoding rhodanese-like domain-containing protein — translation MTEVKTITTEEVQKRLENGETLFLVDVREDEEVAQGKIPEAVHIKMGDIPNKLEFFDKENEYIFICRSGMRSENVCHYLNEQGFKTVNMVGGMLQYKGEIK, via the coding sequence ATGACAGAAGTAAAAACAATTACAACAGAAGAAGTACAAAAGCGTCTCGAAAATGGAGAGACATTATTTCTAGTAGATGTACGTGAAGATGAAGAAGTGGCGCAAGGGAAAATTCCAGAAGCTGTACATATAAAAATGGGTGACATTCCAAATAAATTGGAATTCTTTGATAAGGAAAATGAATATATTTTTATTTGTAGATCAGGAATGCGCAGTGAAAATGTATGTCACTATTTAAATGAGCAAGGATTTAAAACCGTCAATATGGTTGGCGGTATGCTGCAATATAAAGGAGAAATTAAATAA
- the narI gene encoding respiratory nitrate reductase subunit gamma — translation MLDQFFWVLFPYIIFAIFIGGHIFRYNYDQFGWTSKSSELLEKKILRIGSLLFHFGIMFVIGGHIMGILIPESVYRSLGISEYTYHIIAISFGLPAGIASIVGLVILMYRRFTVKRMIATSTKGDYIALILLFIVMLAGLSSTFFNIDAKGFDYRTTIGPWFRSLFIFSPKAEYMADVPIWFKIHIIAALGLFATWPFTRLVHVFSVPVKYLRRSYVIYRKRMPMHLKK, via the coding sequence ATGCTGGATCAATTTTTCTGGGTGCTATTTCCTTATATCATTTTCGCAATCTTTATCGGCGGACACATTTTTCGCTATAACTATGACCAATTTGGTTGGACATCAAAATCTAGTGAACTGCTCGAAAAGAAAATACTTCGAATTGGAAGTCTTCTCTTTCACTTTGGAATTATGTTTGTAATCGGCGGTCATATTATGGGAATTTTAATTCCGGAATCTGTCTATCGCTCACTCGGTATTTCAGAGTATACTTATCATATCATTGCTATTAGTTTCGGACTTCCTGCTGGAATTGCTTCTATTGTTGGATTAGTAATCTTAATGTATCGTCGTTTTACAGTAAAACGTATGATTGCAACAAGTACAAAAGGAGACTATATAGCTCTCATTCTACTGTTCATTGTTATGTTAGCCGGTCTTTCTTCTACCTTTTTCAATATTGATGCAAAAGGCTTTGATTACCGTACAACAATTGGCCCATGGTTCCGTAGTCTGTTCATTTTCAGTCCGAAAGCAGAATATATGGCAGACGTACCGATTTGGTTTAAAATTCATATTATTGCAGCACTAGGCCTTTTTGCAACTTGGCCATTCACAAGACTCGTACATGTATTTAGTGTTCCCGTAAAATATTTACGTCGCAGCTACGTAATTTATCGAAAACGCATGCCCATGCACCTTAAGAAATAA
- the narH gene encoding nitrate reductase subunit beta, producing the protein MKIKAQVGMVMNLDKCIGCHTCSVTCKNTWTNRPGAEYMYFNNVETKPGIGYPKQWENQEIYKGGWEVKNGELQLKSGSKVKRLLNIFHNPDLPTIDDYFEPWNYDYETLTNSPQRKHQPVARPKSAITGEFIDKIEWGPNWEDDLAGGHITALQDPNVKKMEEDIKTDFENVFMMYLPRICEHCMNPSCVSSCPSGAMYKREEDGIVLVDQNACRAWRFCVSSCPYKKVYFNWQTNKAEKCTMCFPRIEAGMPTICSETCVGRIRYIGVMLYDADKVKEAASIENEKDLYESQLTVFLDPNDPEVVAEAKKQGIPEEWIKAAQHSPIYKMIIDWKIALPLHPEYRTMPMVWYIPPLSPIMNIVEGKGSNWKEEDIFPAIDNMRIPIQYLANLLTAGDESHIRLTLKKMAVMRTHMRALQVHKEPDEMVLKELGLTKEDVEDMYRLLAIAKYKDRFVIPTTHREQVADLYSEQGSCGLSFAGGPGSCMTLS; encoded by the coding sequence TTGAAGATTAAAGCACAAGTCGGAATGGTAATGAACTTAGATAAATGTATCGGCTGCCATACTTGTAGTGTAACGTGCAAAAATACCTGGACAAATCGTCCAGGTGCTGAATATATGTATTTTAACAATGTGGAAACAAAGCCTGGTATTGGCTATCCAAAACAATGGGAAAATCAAGAAATATATAAAGGCGGCTGGGAAGTAAAGAACGGTGAACTTCAGCTCAAATCCGGTTCTAAAGTGAAACGTCTACTAAATATTTTTCATAATCCAGATTTACCGACAATCGATGATTACTTCGAGCCATGGAACTACGATTATGAAACGTTAACAAACAGCCCGCAGCGCAAACATCAACCAGTAGCTCGTCCAAAATCGGCAATTACAGGCGAATTTATCGATAAAATTGAATGGGGGCCAAACTGGGAAGATGACTTAGCTGGTGGACATATCACTGCCTTACAAGACCCGAATGTAAAGAAAATGGAAGAAGATATTAAGACAGACTTTGAAAACGTCTTTATGATGTATTTACCTCGCATTTGCGAACATTGTATGAATCCGTCTTGCGTTTCTTCTTGTCCATCTGGCGCGATGTATAAACGTGAAGAAGATGGAATTGTTCTTGTCGATCAAAATGCATGCCGTGCTTGGAGATTTTGTGTATCTTCTTGCCCATATAAAAAAGTGTATTTCAACTGGCAAACGAATAAAGCGGAAAAATGTACAATGTGCTTCCCGCGTATTGAGGCGGGTATGCCTACCATCTGTTCTGAAACATGTGTAGGGCGTATACGCTACATTGGTGTTATGTTATATGACGCTGACAAGGTAAAAGAAGCCGCTTCCATCGAAAATGAAAAAGACTTATATGAATCGCAGCTTACTGTTTTCTTAGATCCAAATGATCCAGAAGTAGTTGCCGAGGCAAAAAAACAAGGAATACCTGAAGAATGGATAAAAGCAGCGCAACATTCACCAATTTACAAAATGATTATCGATTGGAAAATCGCTCTTCCGCTTCACCCTGAATATAGAACAATGCCAATGGTTTGGTATATTCCACCGCTCAGTCCAATTATGAATATAGTCGAAGGAAAAGGAAGCAACTGGAAAGAAGAGGATATTTTCCCTGCAATTGATAATATGCGAATTCCAATTCAATATTTAGCGAATTTACTTACCGCTGGGGACGAATCCCACATTCGACTTACATTGAAAAAAATGGCTGTCATGCGCACACATATGAGAGCACTACAAGTTCATAAAGAGCCAGATGAAATGGTATTAAAAGAACTTGGATTAACAAAAGAAGATGTAGAAGATATGTACCGCCTACTAGCAATCGCAAAATATAAAGATCGCTTTGTTATTCCAACAACTCACCGCGAGCAAGTTGCTGATTTATATAGTGAACAAGGAAGCTGTGGCCTTTCCTTTGCCGGTGGTCCAGGCTCTTGCATGACGCTTTCTTAA
- a CDS encoding nitrate reductase subunit alpha, whose protein sequence is MKKKSSAFMKRLKYFSPIDRYNENHTQETYEDREWENVYRKRWQHDKVIRSTHGVNCTGSCSWNIYVKDGIVTWEGQELNYPTTGPDMPDFEPRGCPRGASFSWYIYSPLRVKYPYVRGVLWNMWKEELQNHTSPLDAWKSIVENPEKARTYKSARGKGGFIRANWDEVLQLVATSLLYTVMKYGPDRNVGFSPIPAMSMLSHAAGSRFMQLMGGPMLSFYDWYADLPPASPQIWGDQTDVPESSDWYNSGYIMTWGSNVPMTRTPDAHFLAEVRYKGTKVVSVSPDFAESTKFADDWMSVKQGTDGALAMAMGHVILQEFYVDKQVECFTNYAKQYTDFPFFVTLKQQGDQFIADRFLHANDIGRETKLGEWKPVLWNDNTNDFAIPHGTMGSRWDNEKKWNLRLEDEQTGEKINPRLSLLGMEDAIGTVQIPYFSDEGNQILERTIPVKKMKTRDGDVFVTTVYDLTLANYGVNRGLGGQEPKDFHDSIPFTPAWQENITGVKRDLVIQIAREFAQNAIDTNGRSMIIVGAGINHWFNSDTIYRAVLNLVLLVGAQGVNGGGWAHYVGQEKLRPAEGWQTIAMARDWQGPPKLQNGTSFFYFVTDQWRYEDTPVGHLASPVVGNSRYQHHGDYNVLAARLGWLPSYPTFEKNGIEIYKEAVANGATTKEEIGIYVAQKLKEKELKFAIEDPDNKNNFPRNLFVWRANLISSSGKGHEYFLKHLLGTTNGLMNDDSDSLRPEEIKWHETAPEGKLDLLVNLDFRMAGTALYSDIVLPASTWYEKHDLSSTDMHPFVHPFNPAIGSPWEARSDWDIFCSLAKAVSKLATELDLDPIKEVVATPLLHDTPQELAQPLGKIKDWSKGECEPIPGKTMPQIHVVERDYKTIYDKMTALGPNAGKQPIGTKGISWSAEKEYEQLKSRLGVIRTDSIAKGCPNITEAVHAAEAVLTLSSTTNGHMAVKAWEALEKQTDLKLRDLAAEREEECFTFEQITAQPKTVITSPAFTGSEKGGRRYSPFTTNVERLIPWRTITGRQSFYLDHEMMKEFGETMATFKPILQHKPFQKSRPEVEGKEITLNYLTPHNKWSIHSMYFDSLPMLTLFRGGPTVWMNKDDAAEAGVDDNDWIECFNRNGVVVARAVVTHRIPRGMAFMHHAQDRHINVPGTNLTSNRGGTHNSPTRIHVKPTHMIGGYGQLSYGFNYYGPTGNQRDLNVVIRKLKEVDWLED, encoded by the coding sequence ATGAAAAAGAAATCTTCAGCATTCATGAAACGGTTAAAATATTTTTCGCCAATAGATCGATATAACGAGAACCATACACAAGAAACATACGAAGATCGCGAATGGGAAAACGTCTATCGCAAAAGATGGCAACATGATAAAGTCATCCGCTCTACACATGGAGTAAACTGTACTGGCTCTTGTAGTTGGAACATTTATGTAAAAGATGGAATTGTAACTTGGGAAGGACAAGAATTAAATTATCCAACTACTGGCCCTGATATGCCGGATTTTGAGCCTCGGGGTTGTCCACGCGGCGCAAGTTTTTCTTGGTACATTTATAGTCCACTTCGCGTGAAATATCCATATGTACGCGGCGTCCTTTGGAATATGTGGAAGGAAGAACTTCAAAATCATACATCACCATTAGATGCTTGGAAAAGCATTGTAGAAAATCCTGAAAAAGCTCGCACCTATAAAAGTGCACGTGGTAAAGGTGGATTCATTCGTGCGAACTGGGATGAAGTATTGCAACTTGTTGCAACCTCCTTACTATATACAGTAATGAAATATGGTCCCGATCGAAACGTTGGTTTCTCACCAATTCCAGCCATGTCTATGTTAAGTCATGCTGCTGGTAGCCGCTTTATGCAGCTGATGGGTGGACCTATGCTCAGCTTCTATGATTGGTACGCTGACCTCCCACCTGCTTCCCCACAAATTTGGGGTGATCAAACAGATGTACCAGAAAGTAGTGATTGGTATAACTCTGGTTACATTATGACATGGGGTTCAAACGTTCCAATGACCAGAACGCCAGATGCGCACTTCTTAGCTGAAGTACGCTACAAAGGAACAAAAGTTGTTTCCGTAAGTCCTGACTTTGCTGAATCCACAAAATTTGCTGATGACTGGATGAGCGTAAAACAAGGGACAGATGGCGCACTTGCGATGGCGATGGGGCACGTCATTTTACAAGAGTTTTATGTGGACAAACAAGTAGAATGCTTCACAAATTATGCAAAACAATATACTGATTTCCCGTTCTTCGTCACATTAAAACAGCAAGGAGACCAATTCATAGCAGATCGGTTCTTACATGCAAATGATATTGGCCGTGAAACAAAGCTTGGCGAATGGAAGCCTGTTCTTTGGAATGATAACACGAATGATTTTGCTATTCCTCACGGTACAATGGGCTCTCGCTGGGATAATGAGAAGAAATGGAACTTGCGCTTAGAAGATGAGCAAACGGGAGAAAAAATTAATCCGCGGCTTTCTTTACTTGGCATGGAAGATGCCATTGGTACTGTACAGATTCCATACTTCTCTGATGAAGGGAATCAAATACTAGAACGAACAATTCCAGTGAAGAAAATGAAAACACGAGATGGTGATGTTTTCGTTACAACTGTGTACGACTTAACATTAGCTAACTACGGCGTAAACCGTGGACTTGGCGGCCAAGAACCAAAAGACTTTCATGATTCGATTCCATTTACACCAGCATGGCAAGAAAACATCACAGGTGTAAAACGAGACTTAGTCATTCAAATCGCTCGTGAGTTTGCTCAAAACGCCATCGATACAAATGGTCGTTCCATGATTATTGTCGGTGCTGGTATTAACCATTGGTTTAACTCTGATACGATTTATCGCGCTGTTTTAAACCTCGTTCTTCTCGTTGGGGCACAAGGCGTAAATGGCGGTGGTTGGGCACATTATGTCGGGCAAGAAAAATTACGTCCAGCCGAAGGATGGCAAACCATTGCGATGGCAAGAGACTGGCAAGGTCCTCCAAAGCTACAAAACGGGACATCATTCTTCTATTTTGTAACAGATCAGTGGCGTTATGAAGATACACCAGTCGGTCACTTAGCATCACCAGTTGTTGGCAACTCACGCTATCAACATCATGGTGATTACAATGTATTAGCAGCTCGTCTTGGCTGGCTTCCTTCTTATCCGACTTTCGAAAAGAATGGAATTGAAATTTATAAAGAAGCTGTCGCTAATGGGGCAACCACAAAAGAAGAAATTGGAATATATGTGGCACAGAAATTAAAAGAAAAAGAACTGAAATTTGCCATTGAAGATCCAGATAACAAAAATAACTTCCCACGTAACTTATTTGTATGGCGTGCAAACTTAATTTCAAGTTCAGGTAAAGGTCACGAATATTTCTTAAAACATTTACTCGGTACAACAAATGGATTAATGAACGATGATAGCGATTCATTGCGACCAGAAGAAATAAAATGGCATGAAACGGCCCCTGAAGGCAAACTAGATTTACTTGTTAACCTAGATTTCCGTATGGCCGGGACAGCACTTTATTCCGATATTGTTCTACCCGCTTCAACATGGTATGAAAAACACGATTTAAGTAGTACAGATATGCATCCATTTGTACATCCATTTAATCCAGCTATTGGTTCACCATGGGAAGCTCGTTCCGACTGGGACATTTTCTGCTCCCTTGCAAAAGCAGTCTCTAAATTAGCAACAGAACTTGATCTTGATCCAATAAAAGAAGTTGTTGCAACTCCGCTTCTTCACGATACACCGCAAGAATTAGCACAGCCACTTGGCAAGATTAAAGACTGGAGCAAAGGGGAATGTGAACCAATTCCAGGTAAAACGATGCCACAAATTCATGTTGTCGAGCGTGATTATAAAACAATTTATGACAAAATGACTGCGCTTGGACCAAATGCTGGTAAACAACCAATTGGGACAAAAGGTATTTCTTGGTCCGCAGAAAAAGAGTACGAACAATTAAAGAGTCGCTTAGGAGTCATCCGCACCGATTCTATCGCAAAAGGATGCCCTAATATAACAGAAGCAGTCCATGCAGCAGAAGCAGTCCTTACTCTTTCTTCAACAACTAATGGTCATATGGCTGTAAAAGCGTGGGAAGCTCTTGAAAAACAAACAGATTTAAAATTACGCGATTTAGCAGCAGAACGCGAAGAAGAGTGTTTCACATTCGAGCAAATTACAGCACAACCTAAAACAGTAATTACTTCTCCTGCCTTTACTGGCTCAGAAAAAGGGGGACGCCGCTACTCACCATTTACAACAAATGTAGAACGTCTTATTCCTTGGAGAACGATTACAGGACGACAATCATTCTACTTAGATCACGAGATGATGAAAGAGTTTGGTGAAACAATGGCAACATTTAAACCAATCTTGCAGCATAAACCGTTTCAAAAATCACGTCCGGAAGTAGAAGGAAAAGAAATTACGCTAAACTATTTAACGCCGCATAATAAATGGTCTATTCATAGTATGTACTTCGATTCCTTACCAATGTTAACACTATTCCGTGGTGGTCCAACTGTTTGGATGAATAAAGATGACGCCGCTGAAGCTGGTGTAGATGATAACGACTGGATTGAATGTTTCAACCGAAACGGCGTTGTTGTAGCACGTGCAGTTGTTACACATCGCATACCAAGAGGAATGGCCTTTATGCATCATGCACAAGACCGTCATATTAACGTGCCTGGTACAAATTTAACAAGTAACCGTGGTGGAACGCATAATAGTCCAACGCGCATCCATGTAAAACCAACGCATATGATTGGCGGATATGGTCAATTAAGCTATGGGTTTAACTACTATGGTCCAACGGGTAATCAGCGTGATTTAAACGTCGTCATCCGCAAACTGAAGGAGGTAGATTGGCTTGAAGATTAA